A region from the Niveispirillum cyanobacteriorum genome encodes:
- a CDS encoding acyl-CoA dehydrogenase, protein MAGTAAFQWDDAFLLNDQLTEEERMIRDSAHAYAQGKLQPRVRQAFEKEQTDPAIFREMGDMGLLGVTVSPEYGGAGVGYVAYGLVAREVERVDSGYRSMMSVQSSLVMYPIEAYGSEAQKRKYLPKLASGEWIGCFGLTEPDAGSDPAGMRTRAEKVADGYRLTGSKMWITNSPFADVFVVWAKSDAHDGAIRGFILEKGMKGLSAPKIEGKLSLRASVTGEIVMDGVVVPEDAILPNVSGLKGPFGCLNRARYGISWGAMGAAEACFHAARTYTLDRKQFGKPLAATQLVQKKLADMLTDITLGLQGSLRLGRLFEAGQMAPEMISIMKRNNCGKALDIARQARDMHGGNGISGEFDVIRHMVNLETVNTYEGTHDVHALILGRAITGIQAFF, encoded by the coding sequence ATGGCTGGCACGGCCGCGTTCCAATGGGATGACGCTTTCCTTCTGAATGATCAGTTGACGGAAGAGGAGCGGATGATCCGGGACAGCGCCCATGCCTATGCCCAGGGAAAGCTGCAACCCCGCGTGCGTCAGGCGTTTGAGAAAGAACAGACCGACCCCGCCATCTTCAGGGAGATGGGGGATATGGGCCTGCTGGGTGTCACGGTCTCGCCCGAGTATGGCGGGGCCGGCGTCGGCTATGTCGCCTATGGCCTGGTCGCGCGCGAGGTGGAGCGGGTAGATAGCGGCTATCGCTCCATGATGAGCGTGCAGTCGTCGCTGGTCATGTACCCGATTGAGGCCTATGGCAGCGAGGCGCAGAAGCGCAAGTACCTGCCCAAGCTGGCGTCGGGCGAATGGATCGGCTGTTTCGGCCTGACCGAACCCGATGCCGGGTCCGACCCTGCCGGCATGCGCACGCGGGCTGAAAAGGTGGCTGATGGTTACCGCCTGACCGGGTCCAAGATGTGGATCACCAATTCGCCCTTCGCCGATGTCTTCGTCGTGTGGGCCAAGTCGGATGCCCATGACGGGGCCATCCGGGGCTTCATCCTTGAAAAGGGCATGAAGGGCCTGTCGGCGCCGAAGATTGAGGGCAAGCTGTCCCTGCGCGCCTCTGTCACGGGCGAGATCGTGATGGATGGTGTGGTGGTGCCGGAGGATGCCATCCTGCCCAATGTGTCGGGCCTGAAGGGTCCGTTCGGCTGTCTGAACCGCGCCCGCTACGGCATTTCCTGGGGTGCCATGGGGGCGGCGGAGGCCTGCTTTCATGCCGCCCGCACCTATACGCTGGATCGCAAGCAGTTCGGCAAGCCCCTGGCCGCCACACAGTTGGTGCAGAAGAAGCTGGCCGACATGCTGACCGACATCACGCTGGGCCTGCAGGGTTCGCTCCGCCTTGGCCGTCTTTTCGAAGCCGGACAGATGGCACCGGAAATGATTTCGATCATGAAACGAAACAATTGCGGCAAGGCTTTGGACATTGCGCGTCAGGCCCGCGACATGCATGGCGGCAATGGCATCTCCGGCGAGTTTGACGTGATCCGCCACATGGTGAACCTGGAAACCGTCAATACCTATGAGGGCACGCACGACGTCCACGCCCTGATCCTGGGCCGCGCGATCACGGGCATTCAGGCGTTTTTTTAA
- a CDS encoding CaiB/BaiF CoA transferase family protein, producing MPAALDGIRVLDLSRILAGPWATQMLGDFGAEIIKVERPGEGDDTRRWGPPFVDGPDSPSAYFLTANRNKRSIAVDFTTPDGQAIIRDLARTADVVVENYKVGGLAKYGLDYDSLSAINPRLIYCSITGFGQDGPYAQRLGYDFLIQGMSGLMSVTGSPDGGPAKAGVALADIITGLYAGNAILAALHHRERTGQGQRIDVALLDCMLAAMANQALNVLVSGRDPRRMGNGHPSIVPYDTFAVADGHINLAVGNDRQFQRLCEVLGVAELGTDDRFATNRARVANRVELTALLTARLMTRPGAEWLDALEAADVPAGPINSLSAAFADPQVRHRGMALAMDHPNVGPVPGVASPVKFGASPVVDSQVPPDLGADTDRVLSGLLGMEAGRIALLRAAGVVG from the coding sequence ATGCCTGCCGCCCTTGACGGTATACGCGTCCTTGACCTGTCCCGCATCCTGGCCGGCCCCTGGGCCACGCAGATGTTGGGTGATTTCGGGGCCGAAATCATCAAGGTGGAACGACCGGGGGAGGGGGATGACACCCGCCGTTGGGGCCCCCCCTTCGTGGACGGTCCCGACAGCCCGTCCGCCTATTTCCTGACCGCCAACCGCAACAAGCGCTCCATCGCGGTGGATTTCACGACGCCGGACGGACAGGCGATCATCCGCGATCTGGCCCGCACTGCCGATGTGGTGGTGGAGAATTACAAGGTCGGGGGGCTGGCCAAGTACGGGCTGGATTATGACAGCCTGTCGGCCATCAACCCCCGCCTGATCTATTGCTCCATCACCGGGTTCGGGCAGGACGGGCCCTATGCGCAGCGTTTGGGCTATGATTTCCTGATCCAGGGGATGAGCGGTTTGATGAGTGTTACGGGCAGTCCCGATGGCGGCCCGGCCAAGGCCGGGGTGGCGCTGGCCGATATCATCACGGGTCTTTATGCCGGCAACGCCATCCTGGCCGCCTTGCATCATCGTGAGCGCACAGGCCAGGGGCAGCGGATCGATGTGGCGCTGCTGGATTGCATGCTGGCCGCCATGGCCAATCAGGCGCTGAATGTGCTGGTGTCGGGTCGCGATCCACGGCGGATGGGCAATGGCCATCCCTCCATCGTGCCCTATGACACGTTCGCGGTCGCCGATGGTCATATCAATCTGGCTGTCGGCAATGACCGGCAGTTTCAGCGCCTGTGTGAGGTGCTGGGCGTGGCTGAACTGGGCACAGATGACCGGTTTGCAACCAATCGCGCCCGTGTCGCCAACCGCGTGGAACTGACAGCGCTGCTGACCGCCCGCCTGATGACACGACCGGGGGCGGAATGGCTGGACGCGCTGGAGGCAGCCGATGTGCCCGCCGGTCCCATCAACAGCCTGTCCGCCGCCTTTGCCGACCCGCAGGTGCGCCATCGCGGCATGGCCCTGGCCATGGATCACCCCAATGTGGGTCCCGTGCCCGGTGTCGCCAGCCCCGTGAAGTTCGGCGCGTCGCCTGTGGTGGACAGTCAGGTTCCCCCTGACCTGGGTGCCGATACTGACCGGGTCCTGTCGGGTCTGCTGGGGATGGAGGCGGGGCGGATCGCCCTTTTGCGCGCCGCTGGCGTCGTTGGATAA
- a CDS encoding NAD/NADP transhydrogenase alpha subunit-like protein, with translation MNTFLLGQDGNGCETDIVPIPTYAVVLSLVGGTPRSVAVPAEAKVALFSATGNFWLKAGAAPALPTGDILDGSAPELNPAGRLVSGVTSIGLVAPTACTVSIGFYG, from the coding sequence ATGAATACGTTCCTTCTGGGGCAGGATGGCAATGGATGCGAAACGGATATCGTGCCCATTCCAACCTACGCGGTTGTGTTGTCGTTGGTGGGGGGGACGCCACGGTCCGTGGCTGTACCGGCGGAAGCAAAGGTTGCCCTGTTTTCCGCCACTGGAAATTTCTGGCTGAAGGCAGGCGCTGCACCGGCCCTTCCCACGGGTGATATCCTGGATGGATCGGCGCCGGAATTGAACCCCGCCGGCCGTCTGGTCAGCGGGGTGACGAGCATCGGGCTGGTGGCACCGACGGCCTGCACCGTCTCCATCGGCTTCTACGGATGA
- a CDS encoding asparaginase: MAGLSDTTFLYLLGGTILALAGKSDAADSTALLRAAGISMGGPVTVRPLMSVGSQNLRLDDIRLLAADIKARHAEGVRAFVVAQGTDTMEETSFLLSLLAPAGATIIMTGSMRTADAPGAEGPGNLRDALIAARDLAGKRPGVLVAIAGELHDARLVRKMDSGRIAAFGSPGWGPVGSIITGRVRLAMTPLPAPGPYVWPVDQAAARVGLLTVAMDADPLSVLPYADDAWAGLVVEAMGSGHVPQTLAAPLAAIAATKPVLLVSRCPQGDTDGHGTYQGEGTAAWLIANGLIDAGSLDGRKARLLLTVLLAAGLDVRTQMTGWAGMGLV; encoded by the coding sequence ATGGCCGGGCTTTCCGATACAACCTTCCTCTATCTGCTGGGCGGCACCATCTTGGCGCTGGCGGGCAAGTCAGACGCCGCCGACAGTACGGCCCTGCTGCGTGCAGCCGGCATCAGCATGGGCGGACCGGTGACGGTGCGCCCGCTGATGAGCGTGGGCAGCCAAAACCTGCGCCTGGACGATATCCGCCTGCTGGCCGCCGATATCAAGGCCCGGCATGCCGAGGGGGTACGTGCCTTTGTGGTGGCGCAGGGGACCGACACGATGGAGGAGACCTCCTTCCTTCTGTCGCTGCTGGCCCCGGCGGGTGCGACGATCATCATGACCGGATCAATGCGCACCGCCGATGCGCCCGGCGCGGAAGGGCCGGGCAATCTGCGCGATGCCTTGATTGCCGCCCGCGATCTGGCGGGTAAACGTCCCGGCGTGCTTGTCGCTATCGCGGGTGAACTGCACGATGCCCGACTGGTGCGCAAAATGGATAGCGGTCGCATCGCTGCCTTCGGCAGCCCCGGCTGGGGCCCCGTCGGCAGCATCATCACGGGCCGCGTGCGTCTGGCCATGACGCCACTGCCCGCCCCCGGCCCCTATGTCTGGCCGGTGGACCAGGCGGCGGCGCGCGTCGGCCTGCTGACGGTTGCCATGGATGCCGATCCGCTTTCCGTGCTGCCCTATGCCGACGACGCCTGGGCCGGGCTGGTGGTGGAAGCCATGGGGTCCGGCCATGTACCCCAGACCCTGGCCGCACCCCTGGCCGCCATCGCCGCCACCAAGCCCGTGCTGCTGGTCAGCCGCTGTCCGCAGGGCGATACGGACGGCCATGGCACCTATCAGGGCGAGGGCACGGCAGCCTGGCTGATCGCCAACGGCCTGATCGATGCCGGCAGCCTGGATGGGCGCAAGGCCCGTCTGTTGCTGACGGTGCTGCTGGCTGCCGGACTGGATGTCAGGACACAGATGACGGGATGGGCGGGGATGGGCTTGGTATAA
- a CDS encoding diguanylate cyclase domain-containing protein, with translation MTANLPPALGAALHNLRILIVDDDVGTIRILAQVVREMADVTFATNGMEAVNMARTELPDLVLLDAEMEGMDGFATCAALHTLPGMQDVPILFITSHRGVEIELKALAAGAVDFINKPFHPHIVQARVRTHLTLKRRTDTLTRLATLDGLTGIANRRAFDQALSQELRRLGRGMAALSLVLIDVDHFKRYNDFYGHQAGDDCLRAVAAALSGSVRRAGELAARYGGEEFAILLPGSDTSGAQGLAEKARECVVGLGVPHAARPDGSHVTISAGAATLLAPQPGDLDALSSALIGAADQALYRAKAAGRNRVLHADSMA, from the coding sequence TTGACCGCAAATCTGCCCCCCGCGCTTGGCGCGGCACTTCACAATCTGCGCATCCTGATCGTTGATGATGATGTCGGCACCATCCGCATCCTGGCGCAGGTGGTGCGGGAAATGGCCGACGTCACCTTTGCAACCAACGGCATGGAAGCCGTCAACATGGCACGCACGGAACTTCCCGACCTGGTGCTGCTGGACGCAGAGATGGAAGGGATGGATGGCTTCGCCACCTGTGCCGCCCTGCACACCCTGCCGGGCATGCAGGATGTGCCGATCCTCTTCATCACCTCCCATCGTGGGGTGGAAATCGAACTGAAGGCCCTTGCGGCGGGGGCTGTGGATTTCATCAACAAGCCCTTCCACCCCCACATCGTTCAGGCACGGGTGCGCACGCATCTGACCTTGAAGCGGCGCACCGACACACTGACCCGGCTGGCCACGCTGGACGGGCTGACGGGCATCGCCAACCGCCGCGCCTTTGACCAGGCCCTGTCGCAGGAACTGCGGCGGCTGGGCCGTGGGATGGCGGCACTGTCGCTGGTCCTGATCGATGTCGATCATTTCAAGCGCTATAACGACTTTTACGGCCATCAGGCGGGCGATGATTGTCTGCGCGCCGTGGCTGCCGCCCTGTCGGGCTCGGTACGTCGCGCCGGTGAACTGGCGGCACGGTACGGGGGTGAGGAGTTCGCGATCCTGCTGCCCGGCAGCGACACAAGCGGTGCGCAGGGTCTGGCAGAAAAGGCACGCGAATGTGTCGTGGGCCTGGGTGTGCCCCATGCGGCCCGGCCGGACGGCAGCCATGTGACCATCAGCGCCGGTGCCGCGACCCTGTTGGCACCGCAGCCGGGCGACCTTGATGCATTGTCGTCCGCCCTGATTGGTGCGGCCGATCAGGCCCTTTACCGGGCCAAGGCGGCGGGGCGGAACCGCGTGCTGCATGCGGACTCCATGGCCTGA
- a CDS encoding PAS domain S-box protein, translating into MTHQGGDGVLISDPVDEGGLRPRTMILLIAGLVLLVLAIAFVAGREQRSNYQAEMDVRLRTLVMQRANIVSRTLEDWRAQVRFLTLTPPVSGLARAVTGGGVDTVENSTDALWRRRLESIFSGFIQAKPGVVRVSYLSVTDRRPLVIVDNDEGQLEAGDRMNADLAAIDKVAHLEPGSIHVDDLDPVRSEPALEIPARPLLRLASPVAGPGGVPFGVLVVTIDARGLLADLAADVNPIFRVYLTDAQENFLLHPDPARSFGMARGRPWRWQDEFKPVQGEEGRAASKLFDTADGLIHAVRQRVVIDAAPGRYLTVSAIVPDRLIAANAQGVQLWVAGLGVPLTGIVALLLLLSHQARRRNQAIRARDAWLGALIHSARDAIIGLAPDGNVTSWNEAATQLFGVDAAHAIGRNTQSLIVPPGLEIQEQDLLNRVRNGDSVVNLRTRRQAADGRMIDVSITATPVRAGNRIVGTALVVRDVTEQLAAEARLRGMTAKLEQQVRERTMEIEALAAQRHAIMDGTGAAIIACDPSGTITLFNPAAEAALGHKPQDLVGKATPAQFLDPAELALRAQAIAAERGDRPMSTLDILTANAGPGRADLREWTFIRRDGSRLPVLAAVTAPNREGIASCLIVAIPRRPAEPQSPVIDTAPPAPTGGYDIPGIDMDDAMNRVMGDRALLDSVLAQFADRFHGLGATLRGSLAAGDVSAAMRKLHEFRGAAGNIAAQDAMELATTLEETLRDAPDQDLAAGIDQLDRMSADLCAAIRARTPLAPPIAAGKPLDLTALRGVLRARRLTAPDVLAAMGADLTARLGKSKFVELSRLVDGLRYDEALALLDAELTG; encoded by the coding sequence GTGACGCACCAAGGGGGCGATGGGGTGCTGATTTCCGATCCGGTCGATGAAGGCGGGCTCCGTCCCCGAACCATGATCCTGCTGATCGCGGGGCTGGTACTGCTGGTGCTTGCCATCGCTTTCGTGGCCGGGCGTGAGCAGCGGTCGAACTATCAGGCCGAAATGGATGTGCGGCTGCGGACCCTGGTAATGCAGCGCGCCAACATCGTGTCGCGCACGCTGGAGGATTGGCGGGCGCAGGTGCGGTTCCTGACCCTGACCCCGCCTGTGTCCGGCCTCGCCCGCGCGGTCACAGGCGGCGGCGTCGATACGGTGGAAAATTCGACCGATGCCCTGTGGCGTCGCCGGCTGGAATCAATTTTCAGCGGCTTCATCCAGGCCAAGCCGGGCGTCGTCCGGGTCAGCTATCTGTCCGTCACCGACCGGCGGCCGCTGGTCATTGTCGATAATGACGAAGGGCAGTTGGAAGCGGGCGACCGCATGAACGCCGATCTGGCCGCCATCGACAAGGTCGCGCATCTGGAACCGGGCAGCATCCATGTGGATGATCTGGACCCGGTCCGCAGCGAACCGGCATTGGAGATACCGGCCCGTCCCTTGCTGCGTCTCGCCTCACCCGTGGCAGGGCCGGGCGGGGTACCGTTCGGGGTGCTGGTGGTCACGATTGATGCACGTGGCCTGCTGGCCGATCTGGCCGCCGATGTGAACCCGATCTTCCGGGTCTATCTGACGGACGCGCAGGAGAATTTCCTGCTGCACCCCGATCCAGCGCGCAGTTTCGGCATGGCCCGTGGCCGCCCCTGGCGCTGGCAGGATGAATTCAAACCAGTACAGGGCGAAGAGGGCCGCGCCGCCTCAAAGTTATTCGATACCGCCGATGGGCTTATCCATGCCGTGCGTCAGCGAGTGGTGATTGATGCGGCACCGGGCCGATACCTAACCGTTTCCGCCATCGTGCCAGACCGCCTGATCGCCGCGAATGCGCAGGGTGTACAGCTGTGGGTCGCAGGGCTGGGTGTGCCGCTGACCGGTATCGTGGCCCTGCTGCTGCTGCTCAGCCATCAGGCCCGTCGGCGCAACCAGGCGATCCGTGCCCGCGACGCGTGGCTGGGGGCCCTGATCCACAGCGCCCGCGATGCGATCATCGGTCTGGCACCCGACGGCAATGTCACCAGCTGGAATGAGGCTGCCACACAGTTGTTTGGTGTGGATGCCGCCCATGCCATCGGCCGCAATACCCAGTCCCTGATAGTGCCGCCGGGTCTGGAAATCCAGGAACAGGACCTGCTGAACCGGGTCCGCAATGGCGACAGCGTCGTCAATCTGCGCACCCGACGCCAGGCGGCGGACGGACGGATGATCGATGTGTCGATTACCGCCACGCCTGTGCGGGCCGGCAACCGGATCGTCGGTACGGCGCTGGTGGTCCGCGACGTCACGGAACAACTGGCGGCGGAGGCCCGCCTGCGGGGCATGACGGCCAAACTGGAACAGCAGGTGCGCGAACGCACCATGGAGATCGAGGCGCTGGCCGCCCAACGCCACGCCATCATGGATGGTACTGGTGCCGCCATCATTGCCTGTGATCCGTCCGGCACCATCACCCTGTTCAATCCCGCCGCAGAAGCCGCATTGGGCCATAAACCACAGGATCTGGTGGGCAAGGCCACCCCGGCCCAGTTCCTGGACCCGGCCGAACTGGCCCTGCGTGCCCAGGCCATCGCCGCCGAACGGGGCGACAGGCCGATGTCTACGCTGGATATTCTGACCGCGAATGCGGGTCCGGGCCGGGCTGATCTGCGTGAATGGACCTTCATCCGCCGTGACGGCAGCCGCCTGCCCGTCCTGGCGGCCGTCACCGCGCCCAACCGGGAAGGTATCGCCAGTTGCCTGATCGTCGCCATTCCCCGACGCCCGGCAGAACCGCAAAGCCCGGTGATCGATACAGCACCGCCCGCACCCACCGGTGGTTACGACATTCCCGGTATCGACATGGACGATGCCATGAACCGGGTCATGGGCGACCGCGCCCTGCTGGACAGTGTGCTGGCGCAGTTTGCCGACCGGTTCCACGGGCTGGGCGCCACGCTGCGCGGGTCGCTTGCCGCCGGCGATGTCAGCGCCGCGATGCGCAAGCTGCATGAATTTCGCGGTGCTGCCGGCAATATCGCCGCGCAAGACGCCATGGAACTGGCCACGACGCTGGAAGAAACGCTGCGGGATGCACCGGACCAGGACCTGGCCGCCGGCATTGACCAGTTGGACCGCATGTCAGCCGACCTGTGCGCCGCCATCCGCGCCAGGACCCCGTTGGCACCCCCCATCGCCGCCGGCAAGCCGCTGGATTTGACGGCGCTGCGCGGCGTCCTGCGGGCGCGGCGGCTGACGGCACCGGATGTGCTGGCGGCAATGGGGGCTGACTTGACCGCACGGCTGGGCAAATCCAAATTTGTGGAACTGTCCCGATTGGTGGACGGGCTGCGCTATGACGAGGCGCTGGCCCTGCTGGATGCGGAGTTGACCGGTTGA
- the bioD gene encoding dethiobiotin synthase, translated as MGAYFVTATGTDIGKTFVSACLLRHWRAAGLTPDAFKPLVSGIDPDDPTGSDPAALIDAMGLELTAESLDRVSPWRFAAPLAPNMAARKEGRLVPYSAMLSACRRRIADAAGPLLIEGVGGVMAPVDDGRTVLDWMAELGLPAILVAGTYLGTISHILTAVEVVRARQQHVAALVLSETPGGTVPPADTVAALRPFLGDALPILHLPRLPAGCYTHMAVTELASVLSS; from the coding sequence ATGGGTGCGTATTTCGTCACCGCCACCGGCACCGATATCGGCAAGACCTTTGTCAGCGCCTGTCTGCTGCGGCATTGGCGGGCGGCGGGGTTAACGCCGGATGCGTTCAAACCGCTGGTCAGCGGCATTGATCCCGATGACCCCACCGGCAGCGATCCCGCCGCCCTGATCGACGCGATGGGGCTGGAACTGACGGCGGAAAGTCTGGACCGCGTGTCCCCCTGGCGCTTTGCCGCCCCGCTGGCCCCCAATATGGCGGCCCGCAAGGAGGGGCGGCTGGTGCCGTACAGCGCCATGCTGAGTGCCTGCCGCCGCCGCATCGCTGATGCCGCTGGCCCGCTGCTGATCGAAGGGGTGGGCGGCGTGATGGCACCTGTGGATGATGGGCGCACGGTCCTGGACTGGATGGCCGAACTGGGCCTGCCCGCCATCCTGGTGGCCGGGACCTATCTGGGCACGATCAGCCATATCCTGACAGCGGTAGAGGTAGTTCGAGCACGCCAGCAGCATGTTGCGGCCCTGGTCCTGTCCGAGACACCCGGGGGGACGGTGCCGCCCGCCGATACGGTGGCGGCCCTGCGCCCCTTCCTGGGTGACGCACTGCCCATCCTTCACCTGCCGCGTCTGCCGGCGGGCTGCTACACGCATATGGCGGTCACGGAACTGGCGTCGGTACTGTCTTCCTAA
- the bioB gene encoding biotin synthase BioB, which produces MSIAATAPHAALAGNPIRNDWTQGEVEALFNLPFMDLLYRAQTLHRQFFDPNEVQISTLLSIKTGGCPEDCNYCPQSAQFDTGLKASKLMQVEKVLAEARAAKEQGASRFCMGAAWRSPKDQDLDTVCAMVEGVKAMGMETCVTLGMLRPDQALKLKDAGLDYYNHNLDTSPEHYGNIITTRTYQDRLDTLDAVRSAGINVCCGGIMGLGEGREDRASLIRTLATLPQHPDSVPINLLVKVEGTPLDQADQVDPIEFVRTIAVARITMPASVVRLSAGREDMSDEMQALCFAAGANSIFYGERLLTTPNPAQARDAKLFQKLGLRSMQVEVEADACE; this is translated from the coding sequence ATGAGCATCGCCGCCACTGCCCCGCACGCCGCCCTGGCCGGCAATCCGATCCGTAATGATTGGACGCAAGGAGAGGTGGAGGCGCTGTTCAACCTGCCTTTCATGGACCTGCTCTACCGCGCGCAGACCCTGCACCGGCAGTTTTTCGACCCGAATGAGGTGCAGATCTCCACGCTCCTGTCGATCAAGACCGGCGGCTGCCCGGAGGATTGCAATTACTGCCCGCAATCGGCGCAGTTCGACACCGGCCTGAAGGCCTCCAAGCTGATGCAGGTGGAAAAGGTCCTGGCCGAGGCGCGGGCCGCCAAGGAGCAGGGCGCTTCCCGCTTCTGCATGGGTGCTGCCTGGCGCTCACCCAAGGATCAGGACCTGGACACGGTCTGCGCCATGGTGGAGGGCGTAAAGGCCATGGGCATGGAGACCTGTGTCACGCTCGGCATGCTGCGTCCAGATCAGGCGCTGAAGCTGAAGGATGCGGGTCTGGATTATTATAACCACAATCTTGATACGTCGCCGGAGCATTACGGCAACATCATCACCACCCGCACCTATCAGGACCGTCTGGACACGCTGGATGCGGTGCGCAGTGCGGGCATCAATGTCTGCTGCGGCGGCATCATGGGGTTGGGTGAGGGGCGGGAGGATCGCGCCAGCCTGATCCGCACGCTCGCCACCCTGCCGCAGCACCCTGACAGTGTGCCGATCAACCTGCTGGTCAAGGTGGAGGGTACGCCGCTGGATCAGGCCGATCAGGTCGATCCCATCGAATTTGTCCGCACCATCGCCGTTGCCCGCATCACGATGCCGGCAAGCGTCGTCCGCCTGTCGGCGGGGCGTGAGGATATGAGCGATGAGATGCAGGCTTTATGCTTTGCCGCCGGTGCCAATTCCATCTTCTATGGCGAACGCCTGCTGACCACGCCGAACCCGGCCCAGGCGCGCGATGCCAAGCTGTTCCAGAAACTGGGCCTGCGGTCGATGCAGGTCGAGGTGGAAGCGGACGCCTGCGAATGA
- a CDS encoding adenosylmethionine--8-amino-7-oxononanoate transaminase, whose amino-acid sequence MTDSPGWLNEGMRHIWLPYSQMKHADPPLPVVATEGTRIHLADGRVLIDGIASWWTACHGYNHPHLRAALEAQAARMPHVMFGGLSHEPALTLASRLAKLLPGDLERVFFAESGSVAVEVAMKMAIQYWLNKGERGRSKILSFTGGYHGDTIATMAVCDPEEGMHSLFTGLLPEHFVQPLPRDAESLAALESFLDRHAGQIAAILVEPLVQGAGGMVFHDASTLRSLRDLTDRYGLLLIFDEIFTGFGRTGHMFACQAAGVVPDIITLSKALTGGTLPLSATIARARVFDAFWSDDPMAALMHGPTYMGNALACAVANASLDLFDSHPRMEQVAAINTWLKAGLEPCRGLPGVLDVRTLGAIGVVQMDRIGDLRSLKRLLVAEGVWIRPFRDILYLTPAFTATEEDVMRLTGAITRVLERGHP is encoded by the coding sequence ATGACGGACAGCCCCGGCTGGCTGAATGAAGGCATGCGGCATATCTGGCTGCCCTACAGCCAGATGAAACATGCCGACCCGCCGCTGCCCGTGGTGGCGACAGAGGGCACGCGCATCCATCTGGCCGATGGGCGCGTGCTGATCGACGGGATCGCCAGCTGGTGGACCGCCTGCCACGGCTACAACCATCCGCATCTGCGGGCCGCACTGGAGGCACAGGCGGCCCGTATGCCGCATGTGATGTTCGGCGGCCTGTCCCATGAACCAGCTTTGACGTTGGCCTCACGACTGGCCAAGCTGCTGCCCGGTGATCTTGAACGGGTGTTCTTCGCGGAAAGCGGGTCGGTCGCGGTAGAGGTCGCCATGAAGATGGCGATCCAGTACTGGCTGAACAAAGGCGAGCGGGGACGGTCGAAAATCCTGTCTTTCACCGGCGGCTATCACGGCGATACCATCGCCACAATGGCCGTCTGTGACCCGGAGGAGGGGATGCATTCCCTGTTCACCGGGCTGCTGCCGGAGCATTTCGTGCAGCCATTGCCGCGTGACGCGGAAAGTCTGGCGGCGCTGGAAAGCTTTTTGGACCGGCATGCGGGGCAGATCGCCGCCATCCTGGTGGAACCGCTGGTGCAGGGGGCGGGCGGCATGGTGTTCCATGACGCCTCAACCCTGCGCAGCTTGCGTGATCTGACCGACCGCTACGGGCTGCTGTTGATCTTCGATGAGATTTTCACAGGGTTTGGCCGGACAGGCCACATGTTCGCCTGTCAGGCGGCGGGCGTCGTGCCCGACATCATCACCCTGTCCAAGGCGCTGACCGGCGGCACATTGCCCTTGTCAGCCACTATCGCGCGGGCCCGCGTATTCGATGCTTTCTGGTCGGACGATCCCATGGCGGCATTGATGCATGGGCCCACCTATATGGGCAATGCGCTGGCTTGCGCTGTCGCCAATGCTTCGCTGGACCTGTTCGACTCACACCCGCGTATGGAACAAGTGGCCGCCATCAATACATGGCTGAAAGCCGGACTTGAGCCCTGCCGCGGCCTGCCAGGGGTACTTGATGTCCGCACCTTGGGTGCCATTGGCGTGGTGCAAATGGATAGGATTGGTGATTTACGCAGTTTGAAGCGACTTTTGGTGGCTGAGGGGGTGTGGATCCGACCGTTCCGCGATATTCTGTATCTCACGCCGGCCTTTACGGCGACGGAGGAGGATGTGATGCGTCTGACGGGGGCGATCACCCGCGTTCTGGAACGGGGTCATCCATGA